In Thauera aromatica K172, one DNA window encodes the following:
- the bamE gene encoding outer membrane protein assembly factor BamE domain-containing protein: MKRLLGCLCALLSAIGITACDYLNVRQLQPGVSTAAEVRERFGPPHMEWRNEDGSTTWEYSRQPEGVECFMITVGGDGILREIEQVLNEEIFARVEKGMNGDQVRRLLGKPASSQFFQLKRGTVWEWKIDDGQAGGEPVYFTVSFNNDGRVTGTGRYTRYRGR, translated from the coding sequence TGAAACGCCTGCTCGGCTGCTTGTGTGCCCTGCTGTCGGCGATCGGCATCACCGCCTGCGACTACCTCAATGTCCGCCAGCTGCAGCCCGGGGTGTCCACCGCGGCCGAAGTGCGCGAGCGCTTCGGCCCGCCGCACATGGAGTGGCGCAACGAGGACGGCTCCACCACCTGGGAATACAGCCGCCAGCCCGAAGGGGTGGAGTGCTTCATGATCACCGTCGGCGGCGACGGCATCCTGCGCGAAATCGAGCAGGTATTGAACGAGGAGATCTTCGCCCGGGTCGAAAAAGGCATGAACGGCGACCAGGTGCGCCGCCTGCTGGGCAAGCCGGCCTCCAGCCAGTTCTTCCAGCTCAAGCGGGGAACGGTGTGGGAATGGAAGATCGACGACGGCCAGGCCGGCGGCGAGCCGGTCTATTTCACCGTATCCTTCAACAACGACGGCCGGGTGACGGGCACCGGGCGCTACACCCGGTATCGCGGACGCTGA